The following coding sequences lie in one Saimiri boliviensis isolate mSaiBol1 chromosome 6, mSaiBol1.pri, whole genome shotgun sequence genomic window:
- the TMEM262 gene encoding cation channel sperm-associated auxiliary subunit TMEM262 isoform X2 translates to MRLRDRIITFFFPKGMVLTTAALMLFLLHLGIFSSDMHNFCITYHYDLMSFHYTLVLMFSQVISICWAATGSLYAEMTKNNPQWSNVLQPPVLGVSGHSVPGGEPLRTGELEQG, encoded by the exons ATGAGGCTGCGGGACCGCATCATCACATTCTTCTTCCCAAAAGGCATGGTGCTCACCACGGCTGCACTGATGCTCTTCCTCCTACACCTGGGCATCTTCAGCAGCGACATGCACAACTTCTGCATCACCTACCACTATGACCTCATGAGCTTCCACTACACGCTGGTCCTGATG TTCTCCCAGGTGATCAGCATCTGCTGGGCCGCCACGGGGTCACTCTACGCTGAGATGACAAAAAACAA TCCTCAATGGAGCAATGTTCTTCAGCCGCCTGTCCTTGGAGTTTCTGGCCATTCAGTACCGGGAGGAGAACCACTGAGGACTGGGGAGTTGGAACAGGgctga
- the ZFPL1 gene encoding zinc finger protein-like 1 isoform X1: MGLCKCPKRKVTNLFCFEHRVNVCEHCLVANHAKCIVQSYLQWLQDSDYNPNCRLCNIPLASRETTRLVCYDLFHWACLNERAAQLPRNTAPAGYQCPSCNGPIFPPSNLAGPVASTLREKLATVNWARAGLGLPLIDEVVSPEPEPLNTSNFSDWSSFNASSTPGPEEVDSASAAPAFYSQAPRPPASPGRPEQHTVIHMGNPEPSTHAPRKVYDTRDDDRTPGLHGDCDDDKYRRRPALGWLAQLLRSRAGSRKRPLTLLQRAGLLLLLGLLGFLALLALMSRLGRAAADSDPNLDPLMNPHIRVGPS; encoded by the exons ATGGGGCTTTGTAAGTGCCCCAAGAGAAAGGTGACCAACCTATTCTGCTTCGAACATCGGGTCAACGTCTGCGAACACTGCCTGGTAGCCAATCACGCCAAG TGCATCGTCCAGTCCTACCTGCAGTGGCTCCAAGATAGCGACTACAACCCCAATTGCCGCCTGTGCAACATACCCCTGGCCAGCCGGGAGACGACCCGCCTTGTCTGCTATG ATCTCTTTCACTGGGCCTGCCTCAATGAACGTGCTGCCCAGCTACCCCGAAACACAGCACCTGCCGGCTACCAGTGCCCCAGCTGCAATGGCCCCATCTTCCCCCCAAGCAACCTGGCTGGCCCCGTGGCCTCCACACTGAGAGAGAAGCTGGCCACAGTCAACTGGGCCCGGGCAGGACTGGGCCTCCCTCTG ATTGATGAGGTGGTGAGCCCAGAGCCTGAGCCCCTCAACACCTCCAACTTCTCTGACTGGTCCAGCTTTAATG CCAGCAGTACCCCTGGACCAGAGGAGGTAGACAGCGCCTCTGCTGCCCCAGCCTTCTACAGCCAGGCCCCCCGTCCCCCGGCTTCCCCAGGCCGGCCCGAGCAGCACACAGTGATCCACATGGGCAATCCTGAGCCTTCGACTCATG CCCCAAGGAAGGTGTATGACACACGGGATGATGACCGGACACCAGGCCTCCACGGAGACTGTGACGATGACAAGTACCGACGCCGGCCTGCCTTGGGTTGGCTGGCCCAGCTGCTAAG GAGCCGGGCCGGGTCTCGGAAGCGGCCGCTGACCCTGCTCCAGCGGGCGGGGCTGCTGCTGCTCTTGGGGCTGTTGGGCTTCCTGGCCCTCCTTGCCCTCATGTCTCGCCTAGGCCGGGCCGCAGCTGACAGCGATCCCAACCTGGACCCGCTCATGAACCCTCACATCCGCGTGGGCCCCTCCTGA
- the CDCA5 gene encoding LOW QUALITY PROTEIN: sororin (The sequence of the model RefSeq protein was modified relative to this genomic sequence to represent the inferred CDS: inserted 1 base in 1 codon): MSGRRTRSGGAAQRSGPRAPSPTKSVRRSQRKSGSDLPSIPPEMWPKTPSAAAIRKPIVLKKIVAHAVEVPAVHSPRRSPRIAFFLEKENKPPCRELTKEDLSKIYSVPATPNTSPVLSPEAESSSKERELDARDLEMFKKVRRSYSRLETLGSASTSTPGRRSCFGFDGLPGAEDLSRVSPVVCSKFTEVPRVGAKPWAPDTTLPGISPPPEKQKRKKKKIPEILSLRGGQRAYSKLGKKPVVQPVEKQEPKDPQASEERNTEPPSSEQLEPTITFLFTLLNASEPTEPQDPELDSEIQEYCFLDEEDWGPQRTTKEIRHLQNDCMRLRESLKATQAHNLALGEKLRNLPTLLYHSLKEAAQAIQEEARAIQDEVKALREETQALLKVALLRSVGSCGTGXGGGGCPRLLTRAVSAPCSDPNPEKAALFMLPDLPHDHRDQGQAWLDPRPEVGHLFGRPLHQPAPP, encoded by the exons ATGTCTGGGAGGCGAACGCGGTCCGGAGGGGCCGCTCAGCGCTCCG ggCCAAGGGCCCCATCTCCTACTAAGTCTGTGCGGAGGTCCCAACGGAAATCAGGTTCTGATCTCCCGAGCATCCCCCCTGAAATGTGGCCGAAG ACACCCAGTGCGGCTGCAATCAGAAAGCCCATCGTCTTGAAGAAGATCGTGGCCCATGCTGTGGAG GTCCCAGCTGTTCACTCGCCTCGCAGGAGCCCTAGG ATTGCCTTTTTCTTGGAGAAGGAAAACAAGCCCCCTTGCAGGGAGCTGACCAAGGAGGACCTTTCCAAGATATACAGCGTCCCTGCCACTCCCAACACCTCTCCTGTGCTCAGCCCTGAGGCTGAGTCCAGTTCCAAGGAGAGAGAGCTGGACGCCAGAGACTTGGAAATGTTTAAGAAAGTCAGGCGTTCCTACAGCCGGCTGGAGACCCTGggctctgcctccacctccaccccaggcCGCCGGTCCTGCTTTGGCTTCGATGGGCTGCCGGGGGCAGAAGATTTGTCCAGAGTCTCACCAGTGGTGTGCTCAAAATTCACTGAGGTCCCCAGGGTTGGTGCAAAGCCTTGGGCCCCAGACACAACTCTCCCTGGAATCTCTCCACCACCCGAGAAACAGAAacggaagaagaagaagataccAGAGATACTG TCTCTTAGGGGCGGACAAAGAGCCTACTCCAAGCTGGGCAAGAAGCCAGTGGTGCAGCCTGTTGAGAAGCAGGAACCCAAGGACCCTCAGGCTTCGGAGGAACGGAACACGGAG CCACCTTCCTCAGAACAACTGGAACCTACCATCACGTTCCTGTTTACACTCCTGAACGCGTCTGAGCCCACTGAGCCCCAAGACCCTGAATT GGATTCAGAGATCCAGGAGTATTGTTTTCTAGATGAAGAAGACTGGGGCCCCCAGCGGACCACAAAGGAGATCAGGCATTTGCAGAATGACTGCATGAG GCTTCGGGAGTCACTGAAAGCTACCCAAGCGCACAACCTGGCCCTGGGGGAGAAGCTGCGAAACCTG CCCACCTTGTTGTATCACAGCCTGAAGGAGGCAGCCCAGGCGATCCAGGAGGAGGCCCGGGCCATCCAGGATGAAGTGAAGGCCCTGCGGGAGGAAACGCAGGCCCTGCTGAAGGTGGCTCTGCTCAGGAGTGTGGGCAGCTgtgggacag agggaggaggtggctgCCCCAGGCTGCTCACTCGAGCTGTCTCTGCCCCCTGCAGTGACCCAAACCCTGAGAAGGCAGCTCTCTTCATGCTGCCTGACCTGCCCCACGACCACAGAGACCAGGGTCAGGCATGGCTGGACCCCAGGCCGGAGGTCGGACACCTCTTCGGGAGGCCCCTCCATCAGCCAGCTCCTCCCTAG
- the TMEM262 gene encoding cation channel sperm-associated auxiliary subunit TMEM262 isoform X1 — protein sequence MRLRDRIITFFFPKGMVLTTAALMLFLLHLGIFSSDMHNFCITYHYDLMSFHYTLVLMFSQVISICWAATGSLYAEMTKNKYTCCCAMTILVLNGAMFFSRLSLEFLAIQYREENH from the exons ATGAGGCTGCGGGACCGCATCATCACATTCTTCTTCCCAAAAGGCATGGTGCTCACCACGGCTGCACTGATGCTCTTCCTCCTACACCTGGGCATCTTCAGCAGCGACATGCACAACTTCTGCATCACCTACCACTATGACCTCATGAGCTTCCACTACACGCTGGTCCTGATG TTCTCCCAGGTGATCAGCATCTGCTGGGCCGCCACGGGGTCACTCTACGCTGAGATGACAAAAAACAAGTACACCTGCTGCTGTGCCATGACCATCCTGG TCCTCAATGGAGCAATGTTCTTCAGCCGCCTGTCCTTGGAGTTTCTGGCCATTCAGTACCGGGAGGAGAACCACTGA
- the ZFPL1 gene encoding zinc finger protein-like 1 isoform X2 — protein sequence MGLCKCPKRKVTNLFCFEHRVNVCEHCLVANHAKCIVQSYLQWLQDSDYNPNCRLCNIPLASRETTRLVCYDLFHWACLNERAAQLPRNTAPAGYQCPSCNGPIFPPSNLAGPVASTLREKLATVNWARAGLGLPLIDEVVSPEPEPLNTSNFSDWSSFNASSTPGPEEVDSASAAPAFYSQAPRPPASPGRPEQHTVIHMGNPEPSTHAPRKVYDTRDDDRTPGLHGDCDDDKYRRRPALGWLAQLLSPVPLLV from the exons ATGGGGCTTTGTAAGTGCCCCAAGAGAAAGGTGACCAACCTATTCTGCTTCGAACATCGGGTCAACGTCTGCGAACACTGCCTGGTAGCCAATCACGCCAAG TGCATCGTCCAGTCCTACCTGCAGTGGCTCCAAGATAGCGACTACAACCCCAATTGCCGCCTGTGCAACATACCCCTGGCCAGCCGGGAGACGACCCGCCTTGTCTGCTATG ATCTCTTTCACTGGGCCTGCCTCAATGAACGTGCTGCCCAGCTACCCCGAAACACAGCACCTGCCGGCTACCAGTGCCCCAGCTGCAATGGCCCCATCTTCCCCCCAAGCAACCTGGCTGGCCCCGTGGCCTCCACACTGAGAGAGAAGCTGGCCACAGTCAACTGGGCCCGGGCAGGACTGGGCCTCCCTCTG ATTGATGAGGTGGTGAGCCCAGAGCCTGAGCCCCTCAACACCTCCAACTTCTCTGACTGGTCCAGCTTTAATG CCAGCAGTACCCCTGGACCAGAGGAGGTAGACAGCGCCTCTGCTGCCCCAGCCTTCTACAGCCAGGCCCCCCGTCCCCCGGCTTCCCCAGGCCGGCCCGAGCAGCACACAGTGATCCACATGGGCAATCCTGAGCCTTCGACTCATG CCCCAAGGAAGGTGTATGACACACGGGATGATGACCGGACACCAGGCCTCCACGGAGACTGTGACGATGACAAGTACCGACGCCGGCCTGCCTTGGGTTGGCTGGCCCAGCTGCTAAG CCCTGTGCCTCTGCTGGTCTGA